In the Bordetella genomosp. 10 genome, one interval contains:
- a CDS encoding Bug family tripartite tricarboxylate transporter substrate binding protein: MLRRSFLLSCLLAASAAVPAAHAQSDYPARPIRMVVGFPPGGISDVLARTVAAEASGILGQNIVVENRPGAGTTIAADLVARSAPDGYTLLFQDTTTHAINASLYKKLPFDSVRDFTPISLVSSSPLMLVVSASSPAHSVSELIARLKAAPGKYSYGSSGNGTIIHLASEMMDRAANVNVIHVPYKGSAPLVQATLTGEIEFAFSSMPPAIAQVQAGKLRALAVSTPKRIAVAPDVPTIAEAGVPAAEVTLYNGILGPKGLPPAIQQKLNNAFSKAMQSEKLKATYQSLGAIPMAVTPEQVAAQIKDDMVRYAQVVKEIGAQVD, encoded by the coding sequence ATGTTACGCCGCAGCTTTCTACTGTCCTGCCTGCTCGCCGCCTCCGCCGCCGTGCCGGCCGCCCACGCCCAGTCCGACTATCCCGCGCGCCCCATCCGCATGGTGGTGGGCTTTCCGCCTGGCGGCATCTCCGACGTTCTGGCCCGCACCGTCGCCGCCGAGGCCAGCGGCATCCTGGGCCAGAACATCGTGGTCGAGAACCGGCCCGGGGCCGGCACCACCATCGCCGCCGACCTGGTGGCGCGTTCCGCGCCGGACGGCTACACGCTGCTGTTCCAGGACACCACCACCCACGCCATCAATGCCAGCCTCTACAAGAAGCTGCCCTTCGACAGCGTGCGCGACTTCACGCCGATTTCGCTGGTATCGTCCTCGCCGCTGATGCTCGTCGTCAGCGCCAGCTCGCCGGCGCACAGCGTCAGCGAGCTGATCGCGCGCCTGAAGGCCGCGCCGGGCAAGTATTCGTATGGCTCGTCGGGCAACGGCACCATCATCCACCTGGCCAGCGAAATGATGGACCGGGCCGCCAACGTCAACGTCATCCACGTGCCGTACAAGGGCAGCGCGCCACTGGTGCAGGCCACGCTGACCGGCGAGATCGAGTTCGCCTTCAGCAGCATGCCGCCGGCCATCGCCCAGGTGCAGGCCGGCAAGCTGCGCGCGCTGGCGGTGAGCACGCCCAAGCGCATTGCCGTGGCGCCGGACGTGCCGACCATCGCCGAAGCCGGCGTGCCGGCCGCCGAGGTCACGCTCTACAACGGCATACTCGGTCCCAAGGGGCTGCCCCCGGCCATCCAGCAAAAGCTCAACAACGCCTTCTCCAAGGCCATGCAGAGCGAGAAGCTCAAGGCCACCTACCAGAGCCTGGGCGCGATCCCGATGGCCGTCACGCCCGAACAGGTCGCCGCCCAGATCAAGGACGACATGGTCCGCTATGCGCAGGTGGTCAAGGAGATCGGCGCCCAGGTCGATTGA